The DNA segment TAGAGGCGCTCCCATTCCTCGATTAGTTGCCGCAGCCGTGGTACCTGCTTGTGCACCGCTGTGCTAGATGCCTCGCGTACCTCGGCCCGCGGCCTCAGCGGGCGTGACGTCGACGAGGGTGCTGGAAGCTGTTTCAACAGCCAGGCGTCCGCGTGGCCTTGGAGGAGTTCGTCGGAGAGATGCCATTGCGTCGTGTGCCAGGCCGGGTCCGGCGCGAGTAGGGAGACGTCGCGCAGCTTCACATACCCGGCCAGGGACCGTCCAGACCGGTGGACGTCTCTATAAGCGTCCCTGATCCGCTCGGCGAGCGCGGGACGGTTCCGCTGAAGCCATGCCGCGAAATGCCGTTCATGCCGGTCCCTGTTGTCGATCTCCGGGAGGCCCAGGGAGCGCCATGCGCGGTTGGCGTCGGCCAGGGGCACGGATATGGCGCTCAGTTGCCGTTCCCGGTCGTCGTCCTCCAGCAAACGCATGAGCTGTTCCGCGCTCGGTGCGCCGATCCGGTCGGTGAGCCAGGTGAGGAGGGCGGCGCGGTCGGAGAAGTCGTCGGCGCGTTGCCGCAGTTGTTCCGCGAGGTCGAGATCGAGGCAGGCGAGGAGGGGGACTAGCCGGGCGCTGCCGGAACGCTGTGACGCCCGCTCGGCGAGGACGGCGTGCAGTTGGTGCGGCCGCAGGTCCAGGACGTCCGTGAGATCCTCCTCCGGGACATGGTCGGTCTTCAGGCCGCGTTCCTCCAGTTTGGTTAGCGCCTTCCATAGCGAATCTGCGAGGTAGGGTGCGCCGATGAGGGCAGCCACGGCGGGGGCGGCGGTGCGGAGCACTCGCCAGCCGGTACGCGGCTCGCTGTGCACGACGACCACACGGGGCCGGTCTGGGTGCGGGTGCAGCAGGGCTCGGTCCGCTCCGTGCTCGGTGAGGCGGTGGCCGGCGATCCAGAGGACGGCCTCGTCGGCCACGGTCACGTCGCAGCGATGCAGTAGGCCGGCCACGTCTGCCGCGGCTACGGACTCCGGACGGGACGCTCGTTCCTCGTCGAACTCCACCAGGGCCGCGATCAGGGTGAGCAGCCAGGATCCTGCGTACTCCGTCAACGGCACGTGCGGTGCGTCACGGACGGGCAATCCGTCGGCCTGGATGTCGTGCGCGGCCTCGCCGCACCGCTGGACGTCGAACGTTGTCCTCCGTTGGAGGAAGACGTGGACTCGGCCTCCCAGTGCCCTGTCCCGTACCGGGATCACGGGCACGGGGACCCGGTCCAGAAGGGCTCGGTTCTGGGCCCCGTCAGGATCCGGGACGAAGACCGTCTCGTCCGATTCTGCCGGGTCCAGCGAGGCGAGGGCGCCAGCGCGGGTCACCAGCAGCCGGCGGGGCGCCGCAGGCTGCCCGCCGTCGGCGGTGCGCGTCCCGCCCTCCGCCGGCAGCAGCTGCGCCCACGCCTTTTCGTACTCCCGTCCGATCTCGTGCGCGAGTCTTCCTTCCCTGAGGTGGACGTTGGCCTGCACCAGGTCCGGCAGGTGGCGGAGCCGGTCGAGCGCGGTGCCGGGATCGTCCCAGGAGCGGATGCCGAGCAGGCCGAGCCGTGCCACGAGCTTGGCGGACCGCCTGCTGCGCAAGGAAGCCGGCACCACGCCGAGGAACTGGGGCGGGGGCTGCGTGCCGTGCCACCACCAGGCCCTGCCGGCGGTAGCGAACACGGTCCCCTCCGAGGTGGCCCTTAGGGCGGCCGTCTGCGGGATCCACGGTGCGTGGGTGAGGAAGGCGGACAGCGGAGTGGGCCAGGGGGTCCCGGTGGGATCGCTGTGGCGTACGAATTGCATCTCCAGCGCGGAGTCGGCCCAGGCGAAGGCGAGGCCGTGCATGATGAGCTCCGCGTAGAGTCTGCGGTCCTCCGCGGAGAAGGCGGCGTAGTCGTCCTGACCGGGCAGCATGGCCGCGGCACGGGAGCGTGAGTGGTACTCCACGCTGATGTAGCCGACCCTACGCCGGTTCCGCCAGCGCTCGGCGCTCGTCCGCCACTGCGGCAGCAGATCCGGCCGGTCCGGGGCCCAGAAACGGGAGGGCCGGTTGAGGGCGTCTCCCCTGACACTGGTGCGGAGGCAGGCCAGGCGTACGCCGTTGTCCTCGCTGTCCGCGCTCAGTGCGGCTGCGACGAACGCGAGCACCCGGTCGGCGCCGTAGTCGTGGACGAGGTTCGCGGTCCTGAGCCACTTGCGGCCCTGGGCTCTAACGCTTGCGGCCCTTGCCGGACCAGGCGATGCCCTCGTGCACGAAGTGCAGGCGGTCGGACAGGCCGTCGGGCAGGGTCGGCAGGGAGCCGCCCTGCGGAGTGTCGCGGTCGAAGAAGACGCCATCCGCGCCGGCCGGTGCCGTCGTCGCCCTGGAAGTAATGACGATCCGCTTGCCGGTCAGGGCCGAGCCGTCGGGGAACGCCTGGGAGAGGTCGTAGTAGAAGTCCGCCCACCATCCGGGATCAAAGGTGTCACGTACGGCGGCCCCGGCGAGCCCTTCCGCCCAGGTCGCGAGGCGCTCTGTGGGGGGTTCGAGGCGCGTGCCCGTGCTCCTGGCCAGGGACGCCAGCCGCCGCAACCGAATGGGGTGCAGACGCGGATCGAGGAGATCCATAACCCCCGTGGCGGCGACGGCGTGCGGGGTGAAGATCGAGGAGCCGTCCTTCCCTTCCCACAGAAGGGCACGGTGCAGGGAGGTGCGAGCCCCTGGTGTCGTTCCGATCACCGGGATGAACGGCACGTGGGCGATGCCATTGTCTAGCCGTT comes from the Streptomyces sp. SUK 48 genome and includes:
- a CDS encoding DUF3883 domain-containing protein produces the protein MLAFVAAALSADSEDNGVRLACLRTSVRGDALNRPSRFWAPDRPDLLPQWRTSAERWRNRRRVGYISVEYHSRSRAAAMLPGQDDYAAFSAEDRRLYAELIMHGLAFAWADSALEMQFVRHSDPTGTPWPTPLSAFLTHAPWIPQTAALRATSEGTVFATAGRAWWWHGTQPPPQFLGVVPASLRSRRSAKLVARLGLLGIRSWDDPGTALDRLRHLPDLVQANVHLREGRLAHEIGREYEKAWAQLLPAEGGTRTADGGQPAAPRRLLVTRAGALASLDPAESDETVFVPDPDGAQNRALLDRVPVPVIPVRDRALGGRVHVFLQRRTTFDVQRCGEAAHDIQADGLPVRDAPHVPLTEYAGSWLLTLIAALVEFDEERASRPESVAAADVAGLLHRCDVTVADEAVLWIAGHRLTEHGADRALLHPHPDRPRVVVVHSEPRTGWRVLRTAAPAVAALIGAPYLADSLWKALTKLEERGLKTDHVPEEDLTDVLDLRPHQLHAVLAERASQRSGSARLVPLLACLDLDLAEQLRQRADDFSDRAALLTWLTDRIGAPSAEQLMRLLEDDDRERQLSAISVPLADANRAWRSLGLPEIDNRDRHERHFAAWLQRNRPALAERIRDAYRDVHRSGRSLAGYVKLRDVSLLAPDPAWHTTQWHLSDELLQGHADAWLLKQLPAPSSTSRPLRPRAEVREASSTAVHKQVPRLRQLIEEWERLYPASRPTVLPPAQDVLRELDDDGLLDFEVLSVKALIAWLRARGHWPQDMPLSDRRADLGLAATRPLEPAGSTGGATGGCGPGGSAPGPHVMLNGRLVSARPDDLAALAREVAADLTPKQRATSATSATALAPRIPRPRTSSSSGARSHSGSYQVPASDQDRTLAVGLAGEAAVAAWLQEQFGVEPQDSWKSGLRVHGLAGAQPGDDRLGYDFLIHDGDATYLYEVKASTGDSGEIILGESEVRRASRLKPDETYFIVYVSHVLDRDRRNITVLPNPFGAPDLAGYELVSTQLRLRFNLG